AAAAGTTAACTTGCGCCGGCGCAAGTTGCCTGATGTCGTCGAACCAGAATCGAGCTCGAGCGGGAAACCGTCGTTACGGAATCGCCGCGAAGGCCCTCACGGGAAACGTCCCGAAGCGCCTCACCTTGACCGGCACGGCGGAGAAGCGGAACCCGGAATTCGGCAGCTGATCCAACCCGCGCATGTGCTCCACGATGGGGATCTCCGCGCCGAGCAGCGTGGTGTGCACGGGGCGGCTGCCGTCGTCGGTGTCATCAATGTTGTAGGAATCGATCCCGATGAGTACGGCCCCACGTTCCACGAGCAGCGCCGCCGCGTCCGCCGTCAGGAACGGATGTCCCTCGAAGTACGCGTCCGTCCGCCAGCGCGAGCACCAGTCGGTGTGCACGAGAACTGCCTTCCCGCGCACGTCGAGCCCGCGGAATGAACCGGCTTCGATTCGGCGCCCGCGTCCTCGAGGAGATTCCGTCAGATCGCCGCCCGCCCCAACGCACCGCACCACGACCCCATCCAGATCCGCCAGCGACT
The window above is part of the Candidatus Binatia bacterium genome. Proteins encoded here:
- a CDS encoding cyclase family protein, with the translated sequence VDLSHDVEHGMITYKGLPAPIVCDFLSREASRAIYAPGTEFHIGKIEMVANTGTYVDTPFHRFEDGKDLSELPLESLADLDGVVVRCVGAGGDLTESPRGRGRRIEAGSFRGLDVRGKAVLVHTDWCSRWRTDAYFEGHPFLTADAAALLVERGAVLIGIDSYNIDDTDDGSRPVHTTLLGAEIPIVEHMRGLDQLPNSGFRFSAVPVKVRRFGTFPVRAFAAIP